The following proteins come from a genomic window of Miscanthus floridulus cultivar M001 chromosome 2, ASM1932011v1, whole genome shotgun sequence:
- the LOC136536674 gene encoding uncharacterized protein has product MADRDEFLEDVHYRLEQAQAVQKLHYDKLHRQVSYAVGDWVLLRLCHHPTASLPQVTTGKLKPCFFGPYHVTELINEVVVRLALPPHTRLHDVFHISLLKKFIGDLPATPPPLPVIHNGVVVPEPERAVRIRLAHGVRQVLIQWKGETAASAT; this is encoded by the coding sequence ATGGCAGATCGCGATGAGTTTCTGGAGGACGTCCACTACCGGCTTGAACAAGCCCAGGCGGTCCAGAAGCTGCACTACGACAAGCTGCACCGGCAAGTCTCCTACGCGGTGGGCGACTGGGTTCTACTCCGTCTATGCCATCACCCGACCGCCTCACTGCCCCAGGTGACCACAGGAAAGTTGAAGCCTTGCTTCTTCGGGCCGTACCACGTCACCGAGCTCATCAATGAGGTTGTCGTGCGCCTCGCCTTGCCTCCGCACACTAGGCTGCATGACGTCTTCCATATCAGCCTCCTCAAGAAGTTCATCGGTGATCTGCCGGCTACACCGCCACCTCTCCCGGTCATCCACAACGGCGTCGTTGTTCCGGAGCCCGAACGGGCAGTGCGCATCCGCCTGGCTCACGGTGTTCGACAGGTGCTCATCCAATGGAAGGGAGAAACCGCGGCCTCTGCAACCTAG
- the LOC136539062 gene encoding protein trichome birefringence-like 19 — translation MRSLLHTTDANNPHPPAAGSRKHCSSRCFVVSLLLVLAALVASDVYLSFPNRRNLLRLFPQPLLSRRPSKQRGVGGEGGGCDIFRGEWVPDPDAPYYTNDTCKVIHEHYDCMRYGKPDLGFVNWRWRPDGCDLPRFNPWRFLHMMRGKSLAFVGDSLGRNQKDSLICLLTRVAEPTTTTWLSSKHTVYYYGDYNFTVSHFWAPYLVRHEQIDEDGPAHTGVWNLYLDEPDDVWAAHVAEFDYVVVSASSWFYRPSMLYEAGRLVGCHYCKLPNVTDLTLRYALRMATRAALRALSGAGDGRGTALLRTVDPSQYEGGEWNGDGNCVRTAPYRRGQKRVEGFESDFRALQAEELASAAKAATDSGSKVRMLLMDTTEAMILRADAHPSKYRGWTPEKHFTLHNDCVHWCLPGAIDTWNDMLLHMLK, via the coding sequence ATGAGGTCTCTTCTCCACACCACCGATGCCAATAATCCCCATCCCCCTGCTGCTGGCAGCAGGAAGCACTGCAGCAGCAGATGCTTCGTGGTGTCCCTTCTCCTGGTCCTGGCAGCTCTCGTAGCTTCGGACGTGTATCTCAGCTTCCCAAACCGACGGAACCTTCTTCGGTTATTCCCCCAGCCGCTGCTGTCTCGCCGACCCAGCAAACAGCGAGGAGTTGGCGGTGAGGGCGGCGGCTGTGACATTTTCAGGGGCGAGTGGGTGCCGGACCCGGACGCGCCCTACTACACCAACGACACCTGCAAGGTGATCCACGAGCACTACGACTGCATGAGGTACGGCAAGCCGGACCTGGGCTTCGTCAACTGGCGGTGGCGCCCTGACGGCTGCGACCTGCCCCGCTTCAATCCATGGCGCTTCCTCCACATGATGAGGGGCAAGTCCCTTGCCTTCGTGGGCGACTCCCTCGGCAGGAACCAAAAGGACTCGCTCATCTGCCTCTTGACCAGGGTCGCGGAGCCTACGACAACGACCTGGCTAAGCAGCAAGCACACCGTGTACTACTACGGCGACTACAACTTCACCGTGTCCCACTTCTGGGCGCCGTACCTCGTCCGGCACGAGCAGATCGACGAGGATGGGCCAGCGCACACGGGCGTCTGGAACCTCTACCTCGACGAGCCGGACGACGTGTGGGCGGCGCACGTCGCGGAGTTCGACTACGTCGTCGTGTCGGCGTCTAGCTGGTTCTACCGCCCGTCCATGCTGTACGAGGCCGGGCGGCTCGTCGGCTGCCACTACTGCAAGCTGCCCAACGTGACCGACCTCACGCTGCGCTACGCACTGCGCATGGCCACGCGGGCCGCGCTGCGGGCGCTGTCTGGCGCCGGCGATGGCCGCGGCACGGCGCTGCTGCGCACCGTGGACCCGTCGCAGTACGAGGGCGGGGAGTGGAACGGGGACGGCAACTGCGTCCGGACGGCGCCGTACCGGCGTGGCCAGAAGAGGGTCGAGGGCTTCGAAAGTGATTTCCGCGCGCTGCAGGCGGAGGAGTTGGCGTCGGCGGCGAAGGCGGCGACGGACAGTGGCAGCAAGGTGAGGATGCTGCTGATGGACACAACGGAAGCCATGATCCTGCGTGCGGACGCGCACCCGAGCAAGTACCGGGGATGGACGCCGGAGAAGCACTTCACCCTGCACAACGATTGCGTGCACTGGTGCCTGCCCGGGGCCATTGATACTTGGAACGACATGCTGCTCCATATGTTGAAATGA
- the LOC136536675 gene encoding uncharacterized protein, producing the protein MWYIQIQQDEGILSWCRFKDMLHLRFGPPLRSNPLNKLVACKRTGTGHNRVCKRLFLLEGVVEDDEDVEEGNTKTSPHLSLHAITGVHFSDMMQIQVALGDTSLIALLDSGSTHNFISEAAAQRTGLPLQHHPHLMATVANGERVSCLGIIR; encoded by the exons ATGTGGTACATCCAGATACAGCAGGACGAGGGAATTCTGTCGTGGTGCCGTTTCAAGGACATGCTGCACCTACGCTTCGGACCTCCTCTGCGCTCAAACCCGCTCAACAAATTGGTGGCGTGCAAGCGTACGGGCACT GGCCACAACCGGGTCTGCAAGCGCCTTTTCTTGCTGGAGGGCGTtgtggaggacgacgaggacgttGAAGAAGGCAACACCAAGACGAGTCCCCACTTGTCGCTCCACGCCATCACCGGCGTCCACTTCAGTGACATGATGCAAATCCAGGTCGCGCTGGGCGACACGTCCCTCATCGCGCTCCTCGACTCCGGATCGACCCACAATTTCATCTCTGAGGCAGCTGCACAGCGCACAGGACTTCCTCTACAGCACCATCCTCACCTGATGGCCACGGTGGCCAACGGTGAGCGCGTCTCCTGCCTGGGCATCATCCGCTAG